The segment CAGTCAACAACAATTCCCCATTGTCAATCGTCGATATCGGTTCAAGTGACTGGTTTCTTGTCTAAAGCACCAACGACTTCGACTCCAATACGCATATTCCCACATACAATCCATACCTTACTTATGTGTTAAATTGTGATTGGATTTTAGCACATTCACGTAGGTCCACCATTGATACTTGAACATATTGTGTCAGCTTATGCACTAATCATGAGTTAACACATAAGAAGGGTGTGTCAATGAGTGTGTCCATATATAGTGTTATTCCTTTGTCCAATGTTGCAAGTTTCAGCATTCTTCATTGGTGCTTCGTTGTGTGCCGCCACAAGGTAATCAAACTTTTTCTGAGAAATTCAATAAGATCTCGATCAGATCTTAGCCAAAATTGGCTAGATCTCTACCATATATGGCAAGATATACGCTCGATCTGACGAGATCTATGCTAGATCCAGCAATATCTACACGAGATCTGGCTAGCGCCACAAAAGCTCAAGCGTCAACGATTCCGACCAGATCTGATAGCCAGATTTTCGTTTTGTGGCAATTAGAAACTCATGCAGTCATGGATAGCAGCAGGTTTGCAATCTTTAGACCCACAATTTTAAAGTCATGTTGTTAGTTTTGCTACTAAACCCGAGTCGGATCGACCCATAGACAACCCTAGCCATTTGGTTTAGTGGCACCTCCAATTATATCTTAAGTTTCATTATTGATATCTCAACTTATTTCCACAATAATGAATTAAGTTCCCTTAAAATATGGTGAATAATTTGGAAAATGATACTCTTTAtttgatataaatttatttatgattaAAATGAGATATTATAAATCTAATAACATATCTAGTACCaaactatttaaaatattaaattaaatgatgtgtatatatataatctaaatGGTAAAATGGACTTGAAATTAAGAGATCCCAACTTCATACTGATTTTTTTGGACATGCAATGTTCTAATAAAGGTGGGGTTTTAATTTCTAAGAAAATTATGTAACATgcatgcatgaaaaaaaaaaataaaagacttaaAGTAACACTAAGTCATCATGtctcttgtgtgtgtgaatAAAGAAGTTTGCCACCATTATACTAAatattagactttttttttttttttttttttttttttttgcttatcaGCGTATTTCAcattcaattttggttttcccataataataaaaattaggtaAAATACAGTTTAATATCCTTGATATTTGGGTTAATGTCAACTAAATTTAAGACTTTCAAATCGATCAACTTAGTCCTTAATCACTATGAGAAAGAGGAGAAAAATGAGTAACAGTTTAGGACTAAATTGgatttagagaccaaattggTCACTTTTGAAAAGTCTTTAGATCATatcataagtttttatttttattttttggaacatGTATACATGCATATGGTATAATTTACCATGTGAATGTAATGTACATGCGTGTGAAATCAATATATAAAGAGATAGTAAAGCATTAATTTAGCACGAATGATACATACCCCTCTTCTTGATTGGTAATCGTTCActattaaatatcacatttacTAGATTCCACCGAGAATGTAACCCCCCAAGGTGTGTGCACGAACTTCAATCCATCTCATTCTCAATTTATACCTTTGTGTTTTCCATTCATTCCCTctccaacacacacacacactcccTCTCTCAAATGGGTTCTATCCAAAATGACATTCCCATAAAGATTGAGAACCCACATGAGTTTGACTGGGTATACCAGGAAGAACATTCTAAAAAGTAAGatatatatactaaattttGTATTGTTCGGTTTGCTTATTATGTACTCACTATGCaagttttctattttgtgtgtgtgtgttttttttctgcagaaacTTCGAACTTCCCGCACTAGACAGCTACTTTGACGAGTTATCTGACTCGTTTCCATTATCATATAGCTACACAAAGCAACTTCCTTTCACTGAGTTCCAAGACTTTGAAGATTTCCCTTATGACTTTTTCTCAATGGAACAAGTACAAGACTTTGCATCCCATTTTGACATAGATCATGTGGTACTCGACCAAAGTCCTGTTAACCCCATTACAGAATTTGCTCCTTCTGGAAGTGAGTCTTCAGTGATAAGTCAGAGTGAGTACGCAAGTTCTGGCAAGAGTGAAGAGGAAAAAGGGACAAGTAGTAGGAGAAAGAGAACTACTTTATTGGAGTTGGATGAGATACAGAAACACTTTGATGTCCCAATCACCAAAGCAGCAAAAGAAATGAATGTGGGGTTGACAGTGTTGAAAAAAAGATGTAGGGAGCTAAACATCATGAGGTGGCCACATAGGAAGATCAAGAGCTTGAATTCCCTCATCAAGAATGTTCAGGTACGtgcatgcatgtcaatttttgGGTCCAGATAGGTCCAATATGTATGGGTTACTATATATACAATTGTCATCATTATGAGTCTCGAAAGTTGACAGAATAAGCCTTTCAATAAGGATTTTTGCAACCTTCTGTTCTGCTCTGTGTTTGTTTACGGATATGCCTCAAAGGGTACTGACCATATTGATCAAGTTCAAGGctaaagaaaatattgttttgttgtttgattgtgattggattataagtttataacacATTGTTTATTGTGTTCAA is part of the Quercus robur chromosome 9, dhQueRobu3.1, whole genome shotgun sequence genome and harbors:
- the LOC126700676 gene encoding protein RKD4, with translation MGSIQNDIPIKIENPHEFDWVYQEEHSKKNFELPALDSYFDELSDSFPLSYSYTKQLPFTEFQDFEDFPYDFFSMEQVQDFASHFDIDHVVLDQSPVNPITEFAPSGSESSVISQSEYASSGKSEEEKGTSSRRKRTTLLELDEIQKHFDVPITKAAKEMNVGLTVLKKRCRELNIMRWPHRKIKSLNSLIKNVQDLGFKREADILEDQKRLLEILPDTELTEEIKRLRQACFKANYKKKRMAIQA